From the genome of Bacteroidales bacterium, one region includes:
- a CDS encoding SiaC family regulatory phosphoprotein, with product MNPIDLKPTNTTPAIVLHDDKLLIKGRSIPLSEAKFYDPYIEWAKDCRFDHLYVDINLEYMNSSSSKKLLYLLKTLDGNPAIRELTITWYFESGDDELKDQGRLFEKLMKHAHFRYVKYGDNS from the coding sequence ATGAATCCAATTGACCTCAAACCCACAAACACCACCCCTGCCATTGTTCTTCATGATGACAAACTACTGATTAAAGGCAGATCCATTCCGCTGAGCGAGGCTAAGTTTTATGATCCCTACATTGAATGGGCAAAGGATTGCAGGTTTGACCATCTTTATGTAGATATCAACCTGGAGTATATGAACAGCAGTTCTTCAAAAAAACTCCTGTATTTGCTTAAAACGCTCGACGGAAATCCTGCAATTCGTGAACTTACCATAACATGGTATTTTGAATCGGGCGACGATGAATTGAAAGACCAGGGAAGGTTATTCGAAAAATTAATGAAACATGCCCATTTCAGGTATGTAAAATACGGCGATAATTCTTAA
- a CDS encoding S8 family serine peptidase, with protein MKTKNTQTKKHTGRNLILLNSNLKRERFFKATHNASIRMAHYNDYALHPENFDKAFSTGDGIYFEMLNVAVINFNREDEIDFVNRELAGKGVLSVEPERYVYKIGTRKVKAPADNAEFSWGIKATGVFETPFTGKGVNIAILDTGVFKQHEDLKGRNIKTKKFVSTGKAGDVDGHGSHCTGIACGYKDADGFRYGVACESNIFVGKVLDDQGEGTDGGILAGIEWAMTNKCRVISMSLGAASQPGEPYSETYESVAKRAVKNGALIVAAAGNESNRPSFVAPVGHPANCPSIMAVGAVDSSMKIAPFSCGGTKAKGGQVDIAAPGVSVYSMINEQGKHEKWDGTSMATPFVAGIAGLFFEQNKKAGPLGVWALITQHAKRLKLSSVDAGSGLVQAP; from the coding sequence ATGAAAACAAAAAACACTCAGACAAAAAAGCACACAGGGCGAAACCTGATCCTGCTAAACTCAAATCTGAAACGTGAGCGGTTTTTTAAGGCCACTCATAATGCGTCCATCCGGATGGCCCATTATAATGATTACGCCCTCCATCCTGAAAATTTCGATAAGGCCTTTTCAACCGGCGATGGCATTTATTTTGAAATGCTGAACGTGGCGGTTATCAACTTCAACAGGGAAGATGAAATTGATTTTGTTAACCGTGAGCTTGCTGGCAAAGGTGTTTTGTCGGTTGAGCCGGAAAGGTATGTTTACAAAATCGGAACTCGTAAAGTAAAAGCCCCCGCTGATAATGCTGAATTCTCCTGGGGAATAAAGGCCACCGGTGTATTTGAGACACCTTTTACAGGAAAAGGAGTTAACATTGCCATCCTTGACACGGGTGTTTTCAAACAGCATGAAGACCTGAAAGGCCGGAATATAAAAACCAAAAAGTTTGTGAGTACGGGCAAGGCGGGCGATGTCGACGGACATGGATCTCATTGCACCGGAATTGCATGCGGGTATAAGGATGCCGACGGTTTTCGCTATGGGGTTGCATGTGAGTCAAATATATTCGTGGGAAAGGTTCTCGATGACCAGGGCGAAGGGACCGATGGTGGCATTCTTGCCGGTATCGAATGGGCAATGACAAATAAGTGCAGGGTCATCAGCATGTCGCTGGGCGCAGCTAGCCAGCCTGGAGAGCCTTATTCCGAAACATATGAATCGGTAGCAAAAAGGGCTGTTAAAAACGGAGCTCTCATTGTTGCAGCCGCGGGAAATGAAAGTAACAGACCTTCTTTTGTAGCACCTGTCGGCCATCCTGCCAATTGCCCTTCTATAATGGCCGTTGGTGCAGTTGACAGTTCTATGAAAATTGCACCTTTTTCCTGCGGGGGAACCAAAGCAAAAGGGGGACAGGTGGATATAGCAGCTCCGGGCGTTTCAGTATACAGCATGATCAATGAACAGGGAAAACATGAAAAGTGGGATGGCACAAGTATGGCAACTCCTTTTGTGGCAGGTATTGCAGGATTGTTTTTCGAACAAAACAAGAAAGCCGGACCGCTTGGCGTTTGGGCTTTGATTACACAACATGCAAAGAGGCTTAAGCTCAGTTCGGTTGATGCAGGGTCGGGACTGGTTCAGGCTCCCTAA
- a CDS encoding START-like domain-containing protein yields MKKKIILEYSINSSPKVVYPRLSTPGGLSEWFADNVNIKGMQYSFFWENTEQKADIIQRKENKYIRFRWVDSTEPEAHWFEFRLNTDELTGDTALIITDFADDDDKESVIDLWNSQVSKLKHVIGL; encoded by the coding sequence ATGAAGAAAAAGATAATCCTTGAGTACTCCATCAACTCATCACCCAAAGTGGTTTATCCAAGGTTAAGCACTCCCGGCGGATTATCAGAATGGTTTGCCGATAATGTAAATATAAAGGGAATGCAATACAGTTTTTTTTGGGAAAACACTGAACAGAAAGCGGATATCATTCAACGGAAGGAGAATAAATACATCCGATTCCGCTGGGTTGATTCAACTGAACCTGAAGCACACTGGTTTGAATTCAGGCTGAACACTGACGAGCTTACGGGTGATACCGCATTGATCATCACTGATTTTGCCGATGACGACGATAAGGAGAGCGTTATTGACCTTTGGAATTCACAGGTTTCGAAGCTTAAGCATGTAATTGGCCTGTAA
- a CDS encoding LptF/LptG family permease, producing MKRLHRLVIKSFLGPFVMTFFIVLFLLLIQFLFRYIDELVGKGLGIKIIGEFFMYASAGLVTLALPLSVLLSSLMTFGNMGEFYELTAIKASGISLQRVMIPVVILAILISAAAFFFANNVVPITNLKMRTLRNDMKNLHPEVVINEGVFNKLIEDRTIRVGRKDPNTNMLYDIKIYDHSGSRGNLDVTTADSGRMKMTEDKRNMIITLWDGYKYTEVEEGRRRRDRRYPHRTLKFREENIIIAMSGFEMTRTDENIFKSSYQMLNVSQLKRAKDSLKRDIRIGSETFSQNLITSSFFKLNSKATTFGQRYNQIRYARDQKLGSSKENTTIGAPDPYDPLRVVNSRPAGNQTVTKPKTAEQRKVEARRAASMARRDLANPKPAIPDTIVQARRDSIFEAAQKKLKKIDSFDSLYQSLSLANKHRVITEATNNVSSNTYMVLTSTERMDYETRKLRKHEIEWHRKFTLSIACLIFLFIGAPLGAIIRKGGLGLPTVISTLLFIMYYVISLIGQKLVEESILTSFQGMWLSSFILIIAGIFLTYQATNDSAILNIDTYLNWIREKAGLRRGALLEKKMHIAGKFEIIEIPRTQLQDNFREIGEMAGRCVQQLENDTTWSELFKKSLHNTGFFYLLEFGIHYNSFLDQVILSTWFRIPYFEKRLEEFPIIHGRITSEFFKLKTYRLIALIIFPVALIRLFHLRFKIYQLKRNLMQVSDLSTGMINLLNSSTYRNILVTLE from the coding sequence GTGAAACGTTTGCACAGATTGGTTATAAAATCCTTTCTCGGGCCATTTGTAATGACCTTCTTCATTGTCCTTTTCCTGCTTCTGATACAATTCCTCTTTCGTTACATTGATGAACTTGTAGGTAAGGGGCTGGGTATAAAAATTATTGGGGAATTCTTCATGTATGCATCAGCTGGCCTTGTTACTCTTGCATTGCCTCTTTCTGTGCTTCTTTCATCGCTGATGACATTCGGAAATATGGGTGAGTTTTATGAACTCACAGCCATTAAGGCATCCGGCATATCGCTTCAGAGGGTCATGATCCCGGTTGTCATCCTGGCCATATTGATTTCTGCGGCAGCTTTCTTTTTTGCCAATAATGTAGTTCCGATCACCAATTTAAAAATGCGGACTCTCAGGAACGACATGAAAAACCTGCATCCAGAGGTGGTCATTAATGAAGGTGTTTTCAATAAGCTCATTGAAGACCGTACCATCAGGGTAGGCAGGAAAGACCCTAACACCAATATGCTTTATGATATAAAAATATATGATCATTCAGGAAGCCGCGGCAATCTTGATGTGACAACGGCTGATTCAGGCCGGATGAAGATGACTGAAGACAAGCGGAATATGATTATTACCCTGTGGGATGGCTACAAGTATACCGAAGTAGAAGAAGGAAGACGCAGGCGCGACAGGCGTTACCCTCACAGGACGCTTAAATTCAGGGAAGAGAACATTATTATTGCGATGTCTGGATTTGAGATGACCCGAACGGATGAAAATATATTCAAAAGCTCTTACCAGATGCTTAATGTTTCCCAGCTTAAGCGTGCCAAGGATTCTTTGAAGAGGGACATCAGGATCGGCAGTGAAACATTTTCGCAAAATCTGATTACAAGCAGTTTTTTTAAGCTCAACAGCAAAGCCACAACCTTCGGACAACGGTACAACCAGATCCGTTATGCGCGAGATCAGAAGTTAGGGAGTTCAAAAGAAAATACAACAATCGGTGCTCCTGATCCATATGATCCCCTGAGAGTGGTTAACAGCCGGCCGGCCGGTAACCAGACTGTTACTAAACCCAAAACGGCCGAACAGAGGAAAGTAGAAGCCCGACGGGCTGCCTCAATGGCCCGAAGGGACCTTGCAAATCCTAAACCGGCTATTCCGGATACAATAGTACAGGCAAGAAGAGATTCCATTTTTGAGGCTGCTCAGAAAAAGCTGAAGAAGATCGACAGTTTTGACAGCCTGTATCAGTCGCTTTCTCTTGCCAATAAACACCGCGTAATAACCGAAGCCACCAATAATGTATCATCGAATACCTACATGGTTCTCACCTCAACCGAGCGAATGGATTATGAGACCCGGAAACTACGCAAGCATGAGATCGAGTGGCATCGCAAATTCACTCTTTCAATTGCCTGTCTTATCTTTCTGTTTATAGGCGCACCTCTTGGTGCTATTATCCGTAAAGGCGGACTCGGCTTGCCGACCGTAATTTCAACCCTGCTGTTCATAATGTACTATGTGATCTCATTAATCGGGCAGAAACTGGTTGAAGAGAGCATCTTAACTTCGTTCCAGGGAATGTGGCTGTCTTCATTCATACTGATCATAGCCGGAATATTCCTCACCTACCAGGCGACCAATGACTCGGCCATTCTCAACATCGACACCTACCTCAACTGGATTCGTGAAAAAGCCGGATTAAGGCGAGGCGCGCTTCTTGAAAAGAAGATGCACATTGCGGGAAAATTCGAAATTATTGAGATACCAAGGACCCAACTTCAGGATAATTTCAGGGAAATAGGAGAAATGGCGGGGCGGTGTGTACAGCAGCTTGAAAATGACACAACATGGTCTGAACTCTTTAAGAAATCACTTCATAACACAGGTTTCTTCTATCTTCTTGAATTTGGTATACATTACAACAGTTTTCTCGACCAGGTAATTTTAAGTACCTGGTTCAGGATACCGTATTTTGAAAAGAGACTTGAAGAATTTCCTATTATTCACGGCCGGATAACTTCTGAATTTTTTAAACTTAAAACGTACCGCCTGATTGCACTGATTATTTTCCCTGTAGCCCTGATCAGGCTTTTCCATTTGAGGTTTAAAATCTACCAGTTAAAAAGGAATCTTATGCAGGTTTCGGATTTATCAACCGGTATGATTAATTTATTGAACAGTTCCACCTACAGAAACATATTAGTTACGCTTGAATGA
- a CDS encoding glycosyltransferase family 4 protein, which produces MKILQLTNKPPYPPRDGGSLAMFGMAKALKSLGHEIVVLTMFTDKHRLKLEQHKEFSKIMEVHTVYVNTIVNHTGMLMNLLFSKKPYTATRFYSRVYANELAKLLQSRHFDFVQLEGLYLTPYIPVIRKYSDSKIVLRAHNIEHEIWERIAHEEKVYYRKRYFSIVAQRVMDFEYKALNTYDLLVPITERDLLKFKSMGNLKPAHVSPAGVDINPECSRDEVPSMPGTGFSLFYLGSLDWIPNQEGLVWFTTHVFPKLRRKYHDLRLHVAGRNAPMLLISKIVQPGVVYHGEINDPDRFTREHTALIAPCFSGSGMRLKIIEAMALAKPVITTTMGAEGLSAVNGKHLFIADDPDNFSQVTEMLINDRDLCISTGKEAWKFVCEHYNNRDIAVSLAAFYNNYMK; this is translated from the coding sequence ATGAAAATACTGCAACTGACCAATAAACCTCCATATCCGCCACGAGACGGTGGTTCACTGGCTATGTTCGGTATGGCAAAAGCGTTAAAAAGCCTGGGCCATGAAATAGTTGTTCTCACTATGTTCACAGATAAACACAGGTTAAAACTCGAACAACATAAGGAATTCAGCAAGATAATGGAAGTGCATACCGTGTATGTCAATACGATTGTCAATCATACAGGTATGCTGATGAATTTACTGTTTTCCAAAAAGCCCTATACAGCTACAAGATTTTATTCCCGCGTTTATGCCAATGAGTTGGCGAAACTGTTGCAAAGCCGGCACTTTGATTTTGTTCAGCTCGAAGGTTTGTACCTCACTCCCTACATACCGGTAATTCGCAAATATTCAGATTCAAAGATTGTTTTGCGTGCCCATAACATTGAACATGAAATCTGGGAAAGAATTGCACATGAAGAAAAAGTGTATTACAGGAAAAGATATTTCAGTATCGTCGCTCAAAGGGTGATGGATTTTGAATATAAAGCACTGAATACCTATGATCTGCTGGTTCCGATAACTGAGAGGGATCTGTTAAAATTTAAAAGCATGGGTAACCTGAAACCCGCCCATGTTAGTCCTGCCGGCGTGGATATCAACCCCGAATGTTCCCGGGATGAAGTTCCATCGATGCCGGGCACAGGATTCAGTTTATTCTACCTGGGTTCACTTGATTGGATTCCCAACCAGGAAGGTCTTGTATGGTTCACTACCCATGTATTTCCCAAACTTCGCCGGAAATATCACGATCTCAGGCTTCATGTGGCAGGGCGAAATGCCCCCATGTTACTTATAAGCAAGATTGTTCAGCCCGGTGTTGTTTATCACGGGGAAATCAATGATCCCGATCGTTTTACCAGGGAACACACTGCTCTGATTGCACCCTGTTTTTCAGGAAGCGGTATGCGACTCAAGATTATCGAGGCAATGGCACTGGCTAAACCAGTGATCACAACCACAATGGGAGCCGAAGGCCTGTCGGCCGTAAATGGGAAACATCTATTTATAGCTGATGATCCTGACAATTTCAGCCAGGTAACAGAAATGCTTATCAATGACCGCGATTTGTGCATCTCAACAGGAAAAGAGGCGTGGAAATTTGTATGTGAACATTATAATAACAGGGACATAGCCGTGTCACTTGCTGCATTTTATAACAATTACATGAAATGA
- a CDS encoding glycosyltransferase family 2 protein encodes MILKVLFWFFLGIVIYTYAGYTLLLLIASGLRRLFTAWNTTDETRAEPAVSLLIPSYNEERYVIEKVNNSLELNYPADKLKIIWITDGTNDNTYELLCRYPQMVIMHQHERRGKIHAMNRGVKSVSTPVVIFTDANTMLNPEAIREIIKPFSDPATGCVTGEKRIADKGLQKAAGAGEGLYWRYESFIKKLESDTGSVMGAVGEIFAIRTELYDEVKEDTILDDFTLSLQVLQKGYHIRYAPGAWGTETASLTVSEEMKRKVRIASGGMQSLLRMGELLNPFKYGMTSFKYISHKVLRWTLVPFSFPVIFLLNLAIVLIGKSPVYEAMLGLQCLFYVLALAGKLMENVRTRLGFLFAPYYLLIMNYAVLTGFFKFLRGDYSVKWQKVKRT; translated from the coding sequence ATGATCCTCAAGGTCCTTTTTTGGTTTTTCCTTGGCATTGTAATCTATACCTATGCAGGATATACCTTACTGTTATTAATTGCCAGCGGGCTGCGCAGATTATTCACCGCCTGGAACACTACGGATGAAACACGGGCGGAACCTGCTGTAAGCCTTCTGATACCTTCATATAATGAAGAACGATATGTTATTGAAAAAGTCAATAATTCACTCGAACTGAATTACCCGGCTGATAAATTAAAGATAATTTGGATAACAGATGGCACAAATGACAATACATATGAGCTTCTATGCCGTTATCCGCAGATGGTCATTATGCATCAGCATGAACGCCGGGGAAAGATCCATGCCATGAACAGGGGGGTTAAATCGGTCTCCACACCGGTTGTTATTTTCACCGACGCCAATACGATGCTTAATCCGGAAGCTATCCGAGAGATCATCAAACCTTTTTCCGATCCGGCAACCGGTTGTGTAACGGGTGAAAAGAGGATTGCCGATAAGGGATTGCAGAAAGCTGCCGGCGCAGGAGAAGGATTATACTGGCGATATGAATCATTTATCAAGAAGCTTGAATCGGATACCGGATCGGTAATGGGCGCTGTGGGAGAAATTTTCGCAATTCGCACTGAACTGTACGATGAAGTTAAGGAAGATACCATTCTCGATGACTTTACGCTTTCATTACAGGTACTGCAGAAAGGTTATCATATCAGGTATGCTCCGGGCGCATGGGGTACCGAAACCGCATCATTAACCGTTTCCGAAGAAATGAAAAGAAAGGTAAGGATAGCCTCAGGCGGGATGCAGTCTCTTCTTCGCATGGGTGAATTGCTGAATCCTTTCAAATACGGAATGACAAGCTTTAAATATATTTCTCATAAAGTTCTCCGCTGGACGTTGGTACCTTTCTCCTTTCCGGTAATTTTTCTTTTGAATCTGGCTATAGTGCTTATTGGTAAAAGCCCGGTATATGAAGCGATGCTGGGATTGCAATGCTTATTTTATGTACTGGCACTTGCCGGAAAACTGATGGAAAATGTAAGAACACGACTTGGTTTCCTTTTTGCGCCATATTACCTCCTTATAATGAATTATGCCGTATTAACCGGCTTTTTTAAATTCCTCAGGGGAGATTATTCGGTTAAATGGCAGAAAGTCAAACGCACCTGA
- a CDS encoding bifunctional 3,4-dihydroxy-2-butanone-4-phosphate synthase/GTP cyclohydrolase II, translating to MNNMLIELNTVKEAIADIKAGKVVIVVDNEDRENEGDFICAAELITPEIVNFMATYGRGLICAPIPEKRCEQLELELMVKSNTSLHATPFTVSVDLLGHGCTTGISASDRAKTIRALVDPDTRPEDLGRPGHIFPLKAKAKGVLRRPGHTEAAIDLARLAGLKPGGALVEIMNEDGSMARLPELLEIAKKHKLCIITIKSLIAYLLEQESLVIKGEKAKLPTKYGTFTVIPFIQKSNRLEHLALIKGTWTPDDPVMVRVHSSCMTGDIFGSYRCDCGPQLHEAMKMIEKAGQGVVVYLNQEGRGIGLFNKIKAYNLQEKGRDTVEANIELGFEEDERDYGVGASILHELGLGKVRLITNNPVKRAGLEGYGITIVDNIPLCIPPNEHNEFYLKTKKNKMGHLLDLLEDKDFRIVNE from the coding sequence ATGAATAACATGCTGATTGAATTGAATACAGTTAAGGAGGCCATTGCAGATATTAAAGCCGGAAAAGTTGTTATTGTTGTTGATAATGAAGACAGGGAAAACGAAGGCGATTTTATTTGCGCTGCCGAGCTTATAACACCAGAAATAGTAAATTTCATGGCCACCTATGGCCGGGGATTGATCTGTGCTCCTATTCCCGAGAAAAGATGTGAACAGCTTGAACTGGAATTAATGGTGAAAAGCAATACCTCATTGCATGCCACACCCTTTACGGTTTCTGTTGATCTGCTCGGCCATGGCTGCACCACCGGTATATCGGCCAGTGACCGTGCCAAAACAATCCGGGCACTTGTTGACCCTGATACCCGGCCGGAGGATCTTGGCAGGCCCGGACATATTTTCCCCCTGAAAGCAAAAGCAAAAGGTGTGTTACGCAGACCCGGACATACCGAGGCCGCCATTGATCTTGCCCGTCTGGCCGGATTAAAACCCGGTGGCGCCCTGGTTGAAATTATGAATGAGGACGGCAGTATGGCCCGTCTTCCGGAACTTCTTGAAATTGCCAAGAAACATAAGCTCTGTATTATCACGATCAAATCCTTGATCGCTTATCTCCTTGAGCAGGAAAGTCTTGTAATTAAGGGTGAGAAAGCAAAGCTCCCCACTAAATACGGAACCTTTACAGTAATCCCATTTATTCAGAAGTCAAACCGGCTTGAACACCTTGCGCTCATAAAAGGCACCTGGACGCCTGATGATCCGGTGATGGTAAGGGTTCATTCATCATGCATGACTGGTGATATTTTCGGTTCTTACCGATGTGACTGTGGACCGCAGCTTCATGAGGCCATGAAAATGATTGAAAAGGCGGGGCAGGGTGTTGTGGTTTACCTGAACCAGGAAGGAAGGGGAATCGGACTTTTCAACAAAATAAAAGCCTATAATCTTCAGGAAAAAGGCCGTGACACTGTCGAAGCCAATATCGAGCTGGGATTTGAGGAAGATGAACGTGACTACGGTGTGGGCGCCAGTATTCTTCATGAATTAGGACTCGGAAAAGTAAGGCTGATAACAAATAACCCTGTAAAACGTGCCGGCCTCGAAGGTTATGGGATTACAATTGTTGATAATATACCGCTCTGTATTCCTCCGAACGAGCACAATGAGTTTTACCTGAAAACCAAGAAAAACAAGATGGGTCATTTGCTGGATCTTCTTGAGGACAAGGATTTCAGAATTGTTAACGAATAA
- the fmt gene encoding methionyl-tRNA formyltransferase — protein MDKNPGIVFMGTPEFAVASLDAIFKAGYDIRGVITMPDKPSGRGLQLHQSPVKEYALAHGLKVLQPLKLKDPDFLKELKSLDAGLQVIVAFRMLPEEVWNMPPMGTFNLHASLLPQYRGAAPINWAVINGEKKTGVTTFFLNHEIDKGSVIHRRETEIGENENAGDIHDRLMEMGAELVVETIRDIISGKARGVAQDMITEQGELRPAPKIFREDCRIRWDQESIKVHNFIRGLSPFPTAWTEFESANGVITGMKIYEARPMYEPHNHTSGTIVTDGKTFLKVATKDGFINILKLQQQARKQMGVEEFLRGAQPSSLRGAR, from the coding sequence ATGGACAAAAACCCGGGCATCGTTTTCATGGGAACTCCCGAGTTCGCTGTGGCTTCTCTTGACGCTATATTTAAGGCCGGATATGATATAAGGGGTGTTATTACAATGCCCGACAAACCTTCAGGAAGGGGTCTTCAGCTACATCAATCTCCTGTAAAGGAATATGCCCTGGCTCATGGTCTGAAAGTATTGCAGCCGTTGAAACTTAAGGACCCTGATTTTCTGAAAGAGCTGAAATCGCTTGATGCCGGTCTCCAGGTTATCGTTGCCTTCAGGATGCTTCCTGAAGAAGTATGGAATATGCCGCCAATGGGAACCTTTAACCTTCATGCATCCCTTCTTCCTCAGTACCGGGGCGCTGCACCCATAAACTGGGCAGTTATCAACGGGGAAAAGAAAACCGGAGTAACAACATTCTTCCTTAATCATGAAATAGACAAAGGATCGGTGATCCATCGCCGTGAGACGGAAATTGGTGAAAACGAAAATGCAGGCGACATTCATGACCGGTTGATGGAAATGGGTGCTGAACTGGTTGTGGAAACCATTCGGGATATAATATCGGGTAAAGCCAGGGGAGTTGCCCAGGACATGATCACTGAACAGGGAGAACTCAGGCCTGCTCCGAAAATTTTCCGTGAAGACTGCCGGATCAGGTGGGACCAGGAATCCATAAAAGTCCACAATTTTATAAGGGGATTGAGCCCGTTTCCAACAGCATGGACTGAATTCGAATCGGCAAATGGGGTAATCACAGGAATGAAAATATATGAAGCGCGGCCGATGTATGAGCCACATAACCATACTTCAGGAACCATTGTAACTGACGGGAAGACCTTTTTAAAAGTGGCCACAAAAGACGGTTTTATTAATATACTGAAACTTCAGCAGCAGGCCAGGAAACAGATGGGTGTAGAGGAGTTTTTGAGGGGGGCACAACCGTCGTCATTGCGAGGAGCGAGATAA
- a CDS encoding glucosaminidase domain-containing protein, whose amino-acid sequence MRKGLFMLCLLISCKLLLAQYPEKMTRPMYFDKYREIAIREMNRSGVPASITLAQGALESGDGNSRLARVANNHFGIKCHNDWDGKTILEDDETRNECFRKYASVEDSYRDHSDYLRSKTRYAFLFELNPTDYKGWARGLKKAGYATNPHYAESIIKIIEDFGLNTYDRMAVDDVKENRDKNPVAPNAAKRPVLERNRVKYILAKKGDTFESVTAELGKLSWELPQYNDLSDVDSLKAGQVVYIQPKRKRAEAGKETHIVKEGETMYTISQFYAVRLDKLYSMNNMQPGTKLVPGSVLQLRKAVRTHGRNHFRSAPVKKDLNDSDEEQIKVDW is encoded by the coding sequence ATGAGAAAAGGACTATTCATGCTTTGCCTGCTGATCAGCTGTAAATTGCTGCTGGCTCAGTATCCCGAAAAGATGACGCGCCCGATGTATTTCGATAAGTATAGGGAAATTGCAATCCGCGAAATGAACCGGTCGGGTGTTCCGGCCAGCATTACCCTGGCACAGGGTGCCCTTGAAAGTGGAGATGGAAACAGCCGTCTGGCAAGAGTTGCCAATAATCATTTCGGAATAAAATGTCATAACGACTGGGACGGAAAGACCATTCTTGAAGACGACGAAACCCGAAATGAATGTTTCAGAAAATACGCATCTGTTGAGGATTCCTACCGTGATCATTCCGATTACCTGCGTTCCAAAACTAGGTATGCCTTTTTGTTTGAACTGAACCCAACTGATTATAAAGGGTGGGCGAGGGGATTAAAGAAGGCCGGCTACGCTACCAACCCTCATTATGCCGAGTCGATCATTAAAATCATCGAAGATTTCGGCCTGAACACCTATGACCGGATGGCGGTTGATGATGTGAAGGAAAACAGGGATAAAAACCCGGTCGCACCAAACGCAGCAAAACGTCCGGTGCTTGAGCGTAACCGGGTGAAGTACATACTGGCCAAAAAGGGCGACACTTTTGAATCGGTTACTGCAGAACTCGGTAAACTTTCGTGGGAATTGCCGCAGTACAATGATCTTTCCGATGTGGATTCGCTGAAAGCGGGACAGGTAGTGTATATTCAGCCAAAACGAAAGAGGGCCGAGGCCGGTAAGGAAACCCACATCGTTAAAGAAGGGGAAACCATGTATACGATTTCACAGTTTTATGCAGTCAGGCTCGACAAACTGTATTCAATGAACAATATGCAACCCGGGACAAAACTTGTTCCCGGATCTGTTCTGCAACTCAGGAAAGCCGTAAGAACCCATGGCCGGAATCATTTCCGGTCAGCACCGGTAAAGAAAGACCTTAACGATTCGGATGAGGAGCAGATAAAGGTGGATTGGTGA
- a CDS encoding carbamate kinase, translating to MKKLAVVALGGNALQRDNQKGTIEEQEKNTFKTLENLIFLIRDGYELVITHGNGPQVGDLLQRNDAGEQVYGIPQMPLDICVAGTQGEIGYMIERILRNVLHKHGIQKNIVSLISQVVVDRERKSFKNLVKRVGRSYSPEMAEKLAKEKGWIFKEEKKSDGGLRRVVASPEPVEILNSDIIKYLVGQGNIVLAAGGGGIPVYIDSKGNYRPVEAVIDKDMASSLLAVKINADELYILTDVPYVYLNYKKPDQQIAEFITYKQAREYIKQGMFGEGSMAPKMEAALFFIERGGAKSVITEATKLENKKYGSRITME from the coding sequence ATGAAAAAGTTAGCGGTTGTAGCCCTTGGAGGCAATGCGCTTCAGCGTGACAATCAAAAAGGAACAATTGAAGAACAGGAAAAAAATACGTTCAAAACTCTTGAGAATCTTATTTTTCTTATCCGTGACGGATACGAACTTGTCATTACCCATGGTAACGGCCCACAGGTAGGCGACCTGTTACAGCGTAACGATGCGGGGGAGCAGGTTTATGGCATACCGCAAATGCCTCTCGACATTTGCGTTGCCGGCACCCAGGGAGAGATAGGGTATATGATTGAAAGAATTCTGCGAAATGTGCTTCACAAACATGGTATTCAAAAGAATATTGTCAGTTTGATCAGCCAGGTGGTTGTCGACCGGGAAAGGAAATCTTTTAAGAATTTGGTAAAACGTGTTGGTCGCAGTTATTCACCTGAAATGGCTGAAAAGCTGGCGAAAGAAAAGGGATGGATTTTTAAGGAAGAAAAAAAGTCGGACGGCGGCTTACGGCGGGTAGTTGCTTCACCTGAGCCAGTCGAAATTCTGAACAGCGATATAATTAAATACCTTGTTGGACAGGGAAATATCGTCCTGGCTGCCGGAGGTGGCGGAATACCTGTGTATATAGATTCAAAAGGGAATTACAGGCCTGTTGAAGCGGTGATCGACAAGGACATGGCGTCTTCTTTGCTGGCTGTGAAGATTAATGCCGATGAGTTGTATATCCTTACCGATGTGCCTTATGTTTACCTGAATTATAAAAAGCCTGACCAGCAAATTGCGGAATTCATTACTTACAAACAGGCCAGGGAATATATTAAGCAGGGCATGTTCGGCGAAGGCAGCATGGCCCCTAAAATGGAAGCTGCCCTGTTCTTCATTGAACGCGGCGGTGCCAAAAGTGTAATCACTGAAGCTACCAAGCTTGAGAATAAGAAATACGGATCGAGGATCACTATGGAATAG